A genome region from Vibrio tapetis subsp. tapetis includes the following:
- the recA gene encoding recombinase RecA has translation MDDNKKKALAAALGQIEKQFGKGSIMRLGDNRTMDVETISTGSLSLDIALGAGGLPMGRIVEVYGPESSGKTTLTLELIAAAQRVGKTCAFIDAEHALDPIYAKKLGVDIDALLVSQPDTGEQALEICDALARSGAIDVMVIDSVAALTPKAEIEGEMGDSHMGLQARMLSQAMRKLTGNLKQSNCMCIFINQIRMKIGVMFGNPETTTGGNALKFYASVRLDIRRTGSIKDGDEIVGNETRIKVVKNKIAAPFKQAETQILYGQGFNRNGELIDLGVKHKLVDKAGAWYSYNGDKIGQGKANAGKYLAEHTNIALEIDSKLREMLLTPVELDESEGEKEAPQEEL, from the coding sequence ATGGATGACAACAAGAAAAAGGCACTAGCCGCGGCGCTTGGCCAAATTGAAAAACAATTCGGCAAAGGCTCTATTATGCGTCTTGGTGATAACCGTACAATGGATGTTGAAACCATTTCTACCGGTTCACTTTCATTAGACATCGCTTTGGGTGCTGGTGGTTTACCTATGGGGCGTATCGTTGAAGTATACGGGCCTGAAAGTTCTGGTAAAACAACCCTGACTCTAGAGCTTATTGCAGCCGCGCAGCGTGTAGGTAAAACATGTGCATTTATCGATGCAGAGCATGCCCTTGACCCGATTTATGCTAAAAAGCTTGGTGTTGATATCGATGCCCTTTTGGTCTCTCAACCGGATACTGGTGAGCAAGCACTAGAAATTTGTGATGCATTAGCACGCTCTGGCGCAATCGACGTAATGGTTATTGACTCCGTAGCAGCGTTAACGCCAAAAGCTGAAATTGAAGGCGAAATGGGCGACAGCCACATGGGTCTTCAAGCTCGTATGCTTTCTCAAGCCATGCGTAAGCTTACGGGTAACCTAAAGCAGTCTAACTGTATGTGTATCTTCATCAACCAAATCCGTATGAAGATTGGTGTGATGTTTGGTAACCCAGAAACCACAACAGGTGGTAACGCGCTTAAGTTTTACGCTTCTGTTCGTCTTGATATCCGTCGTACGGGTTCGATTAAAGATGGCGACGAAATCGTGGGTAACGAAACTCGCATTAAAGTGGTTAAAAACAAAATTGCCGCACCATTTAAGCAAGCTGAAACTCAAATTCTTTATGGCCAAGGCTTTAACCGTAATGGTGAGCTAATTGACCTAGGTGTTAAGCACAAGTTGGTTGATAAAGCCGGTGCTTGGTATAGCTACAATGGTGACAAGATTGGTCAAGGTAAAGCGAACGCAGGTAAATATCTAGCAGAGCACACCAATATTGCCCTAGAGATTGATAGCAAGTTACGTGAAATGCTTTTGACGCCAGTTGAGCTGGATGAGTCAGAAGGTGAGAAAGAAGCACCACAAGAAGAATTATAA
- a CDS encoding DUF2170 family protein — translation MAWTLSELTSILGKHEGWSVDSSTCEESLVLKNEDGIDAYVAVAGEQIIAEVILFPTLSVSDVHALNNVILRTHKMFPLSTIGINTIAGEDYYVAFGSLSSQSKEESVVIEVATLYRNVEAFIDLYDEYLGVSA, via the coding sequence ATGGCTTGGACTTTATCAGAACTCACTTCAATTCTTGGCAAACATGAAGGTTGGAGTGTCGATTCATCTACGTGTGAAGAATCACTGGTGTTAAAAAATGAAGACGGTATTGACGCTTATGTCGCCGTAGCTGGGGAGCAAATTATTGCCGAGGTAATTCTATTTCCTACGTTATCAGTATCTGATGTGCATGCATTGAATAATGTAATTTTGAGAACGCATAAGATGTTCCCACTCTCGACCATTGGTATTAATACCATTGCGGGCGAGGACTACTACGTTGCATTCGGTTCATTGTCTTCTCAATCAAAAGAAGAAAGTGTGGTTATTGAAGTCGCTACTTTGTATCGCAATGTGGAAGCATTTATCGATTTGTATGATGAATATTTAGGAGTGTCAGCATGA
- a CDS encoding PspA/IM30 family protein, which produces MSVWKKLFTAIKGGVNEAAEGAADNQALRILDQEIREAKEELRKSDQALVSIVAKRKLAENKASGFSASISEYEAHARSAMEKGEQALALECAGKVAEFTSQQSVEQKYAEQFGVSEQKLKENIAQAKDKLRQLEQQVDVVKANEAVQKAQTAVSSTNVGANSKMTTAVESLERIKNRQAEKQAQLEAAEEMHQEQTGSSLDKKLAQAGITSGGQSSAEDELARILGK; this is translated from the coding sequence ATGAGTGTTTGGAAAAAACTATTTACCGCGATTAAAGGTGGCGTAAATGAAGCCGCTGAAGGTGCTGCCGATAATCAAGCGTTACGAATTCTGGATCAAGAGATCAGAGAAGCTAAAGAAGAATTAAGAAAGTCAGATCAAGCTCTTGTGTCTATTGTGGCCAAAAGAAAATTAGCTGAAAACAAAGCGTCAGGGTTTTCTGCCAGTATTTCAGAATACGAAGCGCATGCTCGCTCTGCAATGGAGAAAGGAGAGCAGGCGTTGGCATTGGAGTGTGCAGGTAAGGTTGCTGAATTTACTAGCCAACAAAGTGTTGAGCAAAAGTATGCAGAACAATTTGGCGTGTCAGAGCAAAAATTGAAAGAAAATATTGCTCAGGCGAAAGATAAGTTACGTCAACTTGAACAACAAGTAGACGTAGTGAAAGCCAACGAAGCGGTTCAAAAAGCCCAAACAGCAGTCTCGTCAACCAATGTTGGTGCGAATAGTAAAATGACAACCGCTGTCGAATCGCTAGAGCGAATTAAAAATCGCCAAGCAGAGAAACAAGCGCAATTAGAAGCCGCGGAAGAAATGCATCAAGAACAAACTGGTAGCAGCCTAGATAAAAAATTAGCGCAGGCGGGCATTACTTCTGGTGGACAATCTTCTGCAGAAGATGAGCTTGCACGAATTCTAGGGAAATAA
- a CDS encoding potassium channel protein yields the protein MPIWMIVKRWAYTHLSDLSSRNLLVIFAAYVVISWLLLTGVGESALTANFTDFIYYLIVTSSTVGYGDMSPTTVMGKWIVGLFVIPGGLGLFAVSLSRIATVLISSWRAGLQGKRRVKVENHILLLGWNEQRTLHLVRMLQHEESGRRPIVLCARAEIENPMPSEIEFVHVGSFTDSMSMNKTNIEQASCIIVDNPEDDVTLSAALYCANLNPSAHILAYFKDEALSHLLKTHCPNVECIPSVAIELLAKAAVDPGSSALHQELLSSTQGMTQYSVIYSGQATTVSVLFEQFKKQYHATLIGLDNGDGIKLNPELDVNVLPDTKLFYIADERVEHFDWNE from the coding sequence ATGCCAATCTGGATGATTGTGAAAAGGTGGGCTTATACCCACCTTAGTGATCTAAGTAGTCGAAATTTGCTGGTCATATTTGCCGCTTACGTTGTTATATCGTGGCTATTATTAACCGGAGTGGGTGAAAGCGCCCTGACGGCGAATTTTACCGATTTCATTTACTACTTAATAGTAACGTCGTCTACCGTTGGCTATGGCGACATGTCGCCAACAACTGTGATGGGCAAATGGATTGTGGGCCTGTTTGTTATTCCTGGTGGTCTGGGATTATTTGCGGTTTCATTGAGCCGTATTGCAACCGTGTTAATCAGTTCGTGGCGAGCAGGCTTACAAGGAAAACGGAGAGTAAAAGTGGAGAATCATATTCTTTTGTTGGGTTGGAACGAGCAAAGGACGCTTCATTTAGTTCGAATGCTTCAACATGAGGAGTCAGGGCGCAGACCTATTGTACTGTGCGCTCGGGCAGAGATAGAAAATCCAATGCCCTCTGAAATTGAATTTGTTCATGTTGGCAGTTTTACCGACAGCATGAGCATGAACAAAACCAATATAGAGCAAGCCAGCTGTATTATTGTCGACAACCCTGAAGACGATGTGACGTTATCTGCCGCATTGTATTGCGCTAATTTAAACCCTTCAGCCCATATTCTTGCGTATTTTAAAGATGAAGCGTTGAGTCATCTGCTTAAAACTCATTGCCCAAATGTGGAATGTATCCCTTCGGTTGCTATTGAGCTATTAGCAAAAGCGGCCGTCGATCCTGGCTCCAGTGCTTTGCATCAAGAATTATTGAGTTCAACTCAGGGCATGACTCAGTATTCAGTTATTTACTCCGGGCAAGCAACCACAGTGTCGGTGTTATTTGAACAATTTAAAAAGCAATATCATGCGACGCTCATTGGCTTAGATAATGGTGATGGCATTAAGCTAAACCCTGAGTTAGACGTTAACGTCCTCCCTGATACCAAACTATTTTATATTGCAGACGAACGTGTCGAGCATTTTGATTGGAACGAGTAA
- a CDS encoding YjfK family protein yields MFNWLKKKASKPEEVQPQAPEVLGLRLGGAFELDDLKFRMLEPDLVIEGASRTQIIQAVGEVILDDNTRLLRFYTDDDGYLQVLQHGLDDSGVAEVKLFYFYDTKPIDVQSVWDSWLDTDLVKPSVSLEEKTFYKVWENGRPIAMTEKTFDREGRITETDQFVMLYEREVNEHYAESLLIACEETAKTPHQLERCVTYITGINVSATDFTVIG; encoded by the coding sequence ATGTTCAATTGGTTAAAGAAAAAAGCAAGTAAGCCCGAAGAAGTGCAACCTCAAGCACCTGAAGTTTTAGGATTAAGGCTAGGGGGGGCATTTGAACTAGACGATTTGAAGTTTAGAATGCTTGAGCCGGATCTGGTTATTGAGGGCGCCTCACGCACTCAGATTATTCAAGCCGTCGGTGAAGTAATACTCGATGATAATACGCGTTTGCTGCGCTTCTATACGGATGATGATGGCTATTTACAAGTATTGCAGCACGGCTTAGATGATAGCGGCGTGGCGGAAGTTAAGCTGTTTTATTTTTACGATACTAAACCCATTGATGTGCAGTCTGTATGGGATTCATGGCTTGATACTGACTTGGTTAAGCCTAGTGTCTCTCTCGAAGAAAAAACGTTTTACAAAGTATGGGAAAACGGTCGTCCTATCGCAATGACAGAAAAGACGTTTGATCGGGAAGGTCGGATCACTGAAACTGATCAATTTGTCATGCTCTACGAGCGTGAAGTCAATGAACACTATGCCGAATCACTGCTCATCGCGTGTGAAGAGACGGCTAAAACACCTCATCAACTGGAGCGTTGTGTTACCTACATTACAGGTATTAATGTTTCAGCAACAGATTTTACTGTTATCGGATAA
- a CDS encoding DUF350 domain-containing protein: MDFITQSLGGLADFAIYFATSIGFLLLFKFIYTRFTPYDEWSLVKENNMAAAVALSGSFVGYSISISGAAANSVNIIDFVLWGLIAFIAQLIAFALVRFLFLPKIVQRIENNEVSAGIVLASVSVSVGMLNAACMTY; encoded by the coding sequence ATGGATTTTATTACACAGTCGCTTGGTGGGCTTGCTGATTTTGCCATTTATTTTGCTACATCGATTGGCTTTTTATTGTTGTTTAAGTTTATTTACACCCGTTTCACTCCGTACGATGAATGGAGCCTAGTTAAAGAAAATAACATGGCCGCTGCGGTTGCATTATCCGGGTCTTTTGTTGGATATAGCATCTCTATTTCTGGTGCGGCCGCGAACTCCGTTAATATTATCGATTTTGTGCTTTGGGGTCTTATCGCATTTATTGCTCAACTGATCGCCTTTGCTTTGGTTCGGTTTCTATTCTTACCAAAGATTGTACAACGAATTGAAAACAACGAAGTGTCTGCTGGTATCGTATTAGCGTCTGTATCGGTTTCGGTCGGTATGTTGAATGCTGCGTGTATGACCTATTAA
- a CDS encoding DUF1190 domain-containing protein, translated as MMKRSQRVILPSMRKDWSKINITPFAVAVSAVVIAGCSDSDPDNDARIYADVEDCSLDNPGYTEQCQAAYENAVNEAMRTAPRYASENDCRVEFPGEECFQPRNSSWFIPAMGGYLFSKMINNSRGYYSEPVYRYGGSWYSTNGRSYGSYNSGYNKVKIKTSEMKKKPAATRTMSRGGFGSTVSAKSSWSKSSSSKSSKSSWGG; from the coding sequence ATGATGAAACGAAGTCAACGAGTCATACTGCCGTCTATGCGTAAAGATTGGAGTAAAATTAACATTACTCCTTTTGCTGTAGCGGTGAGTGCTGTTGTAATTGCGGGTTGTTCAGACTCCGATCCCGACAATGATGCTCGGATTTATGCCGATGTCGAAGATTGCTCTCTTGATAATCCTGGCTATACCGAACAGTGCCAAGCAGCCTATGAAAATGCAGTGAACGAAGCGATGCGTACAGCGCCACGCTATGCGTCAGAAAATGATTGTAGGGTGGAGTTTCCTGGGGAAGAGTGCTTTCAGCCAAGAAATTCGTCTTGGTTTATCCCTGCGATGGGGGGCTATCTCTTTAGTAAAATGATCAATAATTCTCGTGGTTATTATAGTGAGCCTGTCTATCGTTATGGTGGTTCTTGGTATTCGACGAATGGTCGTTCGTATGGCTCTTATAATAGTGGCTACAATAAAGTCAAGATTAAGACCTCTGAGATGAAAAAAAAGCCAGCCGCAACACGAACCATGTCTCGCGGTGGTTTTGGTTCAACCGTTTCTGCGAAATCCAGTTGGAGTAAAAGTAGCTCGAGTAAGTCCAGTAAATCAAGCTGGGGTGGGTAA
- a CDS encoding glutathionylspermidine synthase family protein: MLRLDTKERPNWRDLAKKFGFGYHSMYDEPYWDERAYYQFSLEQVERDIEAPTEEIHQMCLQVVDKVVADENLLRRFQIPQSMWDSVAASWKRNEPSLYSRVDFAYSGKGDAKLLENNADTPTSLYETGFWQWVWLEDKVNAGQLSRNADQFNILQDYLIERFHQLSKQQPGQTLHFSCCKETEEDRGTVQYLEDCAKEAGLETAFVHIEDIGINCLDEFVDMKSKPIRWMFKLYPWEFMFDEEYSRHLPTSNINWLEPMWKSILSNKALLPLLWQMFPNHPNLLPAYFMDDAKASQLKDYVVKPIFSREGANISIFKGGKQIAKADGPYGQEGMIVQAYHPLPVFNGSNTLIGSWLVNDRAAGMSIREDDSLITQDYARYMPHIIL; encoded by the coding sequence ATGCTTCGTTTAGACACGAAAGAGCGGCCAAATTGGCGTGACTTGGCTAAGAAGTTTGGTTTTGGCTACCACAGCATGTACGACGAACCTTATTGGGATGAGCGAGCTTATTATCAATTTAGCTTAGAGCAAGTTGAAAGAGATATTGAAGCTCCGACCGAAGAAATCCATCAAATGTGTTTGCAAGTGGTGGACAAGGTCGTCGCTGATGAGAATTTGCTGCGTCGCTTTCAAATACCCCAATCAATGTGGGATAGCGTTGCTGCGTCTTGGAAGCGCAATGAGCCGTCGCTTTATTCACGAGTGGATTTTGCATATTCAGGAAAAGGAGATGCAAAACTTCTGGAAAATAACGCAGATACTCCAACAAGTTTATACGAAACGGGTTTTTGGCAGTGGGTTTGGTTGGAAGATAAGGTTAATGCGGGCCAGTTAAGTCGTAATGCAGACCAATTTAATATTCTGCAGGACTACTTAATTGAGCGGTTTCATCAGTTATCTAAGCAACAACCTGGGCAAACTTTGCATTTCTCTTGCTGTAAAGAGACGGAAGAAGACCGAGGAACGGTGCAATATTTAGAAGATTGCGCAAAAGAGGCCGGTTTAGAAACGGCCTTCGTACACATCGAGGATATTGGCATCAATTGCCTTGATGAATTTGTCGATATGAAATCAAAGCCCATTCGGTGGATGTTTAAATTGTATCCATGGGAGTTTATGTTCGACGAAGAATATAGTCGACACCTACCGACCAGTAATATCAATTGGCTCGAGCCGATGTGGAAGTCAATTTTATCCAATAAAGCTTTGCTGCCTCTTCTGTGGCAAATGTTTCCTAACCATCCCAACCTGTTACCTGCTTACTTTATGGATGATGCTAAAGCCTCACAGTTAAAAGACTACGTCGTGAAACCGATTTTTTCACGTGAAGGCGCCAATATCTCTATTTTTAAAGGAGGGAAGCAGATTGCAAAAGCGGATGGGCCGTATGGTCAAGAAGGGATGATAGTACAGGCTTATCATCCGCTACCTGTCTTTAATGGAAGTAATACATTGATTGGTAGTTGGTTAGTCAACGACCGAGCGGCAGGTATGTCGATCCGTGAAGATGACAGCTTAATTACCCAAGATTACGCACGTTACATGCCTCATATTATTTTATAA